The Apium graveolens cultivar Ventura chromosome 10, ASM990537v1, whole genome shotgun sequence nucleotide sequence GCAGTTACATATGATATATCAGTAGTTATATTTGATGTACTTATGGTCTTTATTCTGTTTTATGTATTTAGATATAGACATGGTTTGATTTTAGTAGATTTGTCGACATTCAGAATCTGAAATTGGTGTTCAAAGTTATAAGAACTACACGCAATCAGTACTTGGTAAAATTTTATGATATGTTTGTGATTTGACTTTGCATTTACTTGAATCATTTAAATTAAGAGCAGTCTAGAAGACTAAAGTTGTACAGATAAAGGAGGTGAATGTACTTCTGATTTGAAAGTTACAGACTGCCTTGTTGATGACATTTCTGTTCTCTCCTAATACACATCTACAATTGCCTGCGCGCAGGCAACCGCACAAAGACGCAATCACAGACTAGTGTACATGTATAGTATTCAGTGAGTTCGCGTTATTTATTAACAAACACTTTGTACAGGAGCCAGACAAAATTCCAGACGATAGCAACTCAACAAGATATGTAACTTCTGTGGCTTTACCAGAGGTTGAACCTCAGAAAACTGATGGTAGCAGCAACACAAATTTTAAACCACTAATTACTGAGGTACAAAGTGGAGATGGTAGTAAAATAGTGGAAGATTATAATAATGCAGAAAGAGACAAAACATGTGTTAGATCTGGCTGTGGTACAAATGGAAGCAACTATGTGTATAGAAGTAAAGCAGAAGAGTATAAAATGATTGCAGATCTGGGTACATATCCTCAACTTTCTGCAATGATTTCTCCCGAGGCCGGAATGAAGAAAGCGGAAAGAAATGAGAAGGAGAGGGAACAATTAACTGATGCTCCTATAGTATGTTTATTCCATCCATATAATTGTACTACTATGTTCTTACTTGAGTGACTTCCCTGCAGATTCCGTGTTTGCTTAGTTATAATCCTGCCTGCCTGCTTGTGATTGGTTTGAATCCCTTGCTATTACATTTATACTTTTATTACCAAAAATATGTAAGTCGTTTGCATGATACTCTATTTATCACCAAgcataaatttaaaaaaaatgcaGAGTTGTAAAAACATCAGCTCTCTTTCCAAAGACATTTAAGTGTGATACATAAATAAGTGACAAACACTTCTTCTATTGATTGTTTCAGAAAATTGATGGAAAAAATCCAAAGTATCTAAGAAGGCTTCTCAGAAAGCTTCTCATCAAGttgaaattatattttctttATAACTAGAAATACCTACGATATTTCCTTAAGAAGATGAAAGACTTGGAATCTGATGCAAAAATCCTAAATGTATGTTTTCTTATGCAATCATGTATCTTTACTGGATTTGATGTACCTATGACTTTATTCTCCTATCAATATGATACACTCGCTATAACTTATTTAGAGACACATGGTTTGGTCCTAGTAAATTAGTCAATTTTGAGTCTCAAATTGCTAGAAAAAGTTATAAAGAATGAAAAGATAGTACATTGTTATATTCTTTACTACCCTAATAATTATGCATCTACGAAATCATTTACATTTACAGCAGTTTCAAACATTAGAATTATAGAGCCAACTGGTCAGTGGAGCTGAATGCTTATCTGATTAAAGGGAGTATCTTGTTAAATACATTTCTGTTTTGTCATCATCTCTCCATGTAAATTTATGCATAATTGTATATATTTTTAATCAGTTCACCTTGAACTATTTATAGAAAGCACTTTTCACAGGGGCTAGACATTACACCAGAAGATAAGGCATCGATGCATGTAATTAATGTGGCTTTACCAGACACCAGTGAGGCACAAAGTGGAGACTGCAGTAAAGTAGTGGAAGAGTGTAATAATGGAGAAAAGACCAACAAAGGTGCTAGATCTGATGGTGGTATAAACAGAGACAATTATGTGTATCGAACTAAAGCGGAAGAGTATAGAATGATTGCAATAGCAGGTATATCTCCTCAACTTTCTGCAAGGCTTGCTTCGGAAGACAGAATGAAGAAGAGCACCAAAATAATTGAGAAGAAGGCATTGGAGAAGACAGAACTATTTAGCAATGCCCCCACAGTATGTTTATTCTATTCATATAGTTAAGGGAAGATTATTGTCACTTAACTATGTTCTTGCATAGTGATTTCCATGAAGTTTATGTGTTGCTTACTTATTATCTTGTTTGTTATATATTATGTATAACAAGTATTTCCTCTATAGGTTGTTTTAGTAACCACCAACTCTGTAAAAGCTAAAGTATTGTGTGCATAATGGACTGTTCTGTCGAAGAAGGCATGCCGCAAAGCCTTTTCTAAGCACCTTTAAAATTTACTTTCTTATTACTAAAAACACCTAAATTATTTCATTTCCTTAAAAACCTAGATTCACTTTTCCCTTGCAGACAAGTACCGTAAATAATATATAAGCCATTTAAGGCCTCCCTCGAGCACCTTAATGTTTTATTAGAAGTTGGTTACATAACATGAAGTGTCCTCCCACCTCCATTTGTTTAATTTAATTGTTTATTTGTTTGCTTCAGTGTGCTGTATGTTTGTTCAAGCATACgattgagggggagtgttaaataATATAAATTCCATTTAAGAGTTAATTACTTATTATCAATCAATTACGCTTAggaaaattttatattatatcaAAGTTGACTTTAGTCCTAATTAAATTTCACCTATTGATGTCAACATGAGTCATAACTATAATGATGGGAGATCATCACTTAACAAGATTTTTTTTGGTTTGAAGGATGTTAAAGAATCAAGTGAAGTACAGAAGAAAAACTGTATTGAAGGAGTAGTTGAGGTCACAAAAGGTGACCGTGTCAAATCTGTTGTGTACAAGTACCAGACTAAAGCTAAAGAGTATATAATGCATGCAGATTTCAGCAACTGCTCCCAAGGTGTCACATTATTTGCTTGTGAGGCCACAAATATGGACAATAGGAAGAGCAAAGTGGTTAAAGGACCAGAGGACAACCAAAATTCAGCAGTATGTTAATACATTTATGAATATCATGTAGCAAGCTCAACTTCTTTTCTATATATCTcattttcttgccttttgaacAATGATTACTTTCTGTTGGTGAAACTAAATATTCAGATTTCATATTTCGGTTTCAATTTCTAAATATGATTTGCCCCCTTTTTTTTGTTGCGTGGCAAGCACACTTGCTTTCTAGGTAGTCTATTATTTTGAAGAGGCAGGTTATATTTACAACCTCATTAGCATTTGATCTGAAGTTTTGGGGTATACGTTGTTGGCTTGTTGCTAGTGTGCATAGCTGAAATATTAATTTACTTATTTTGTAATTGCGATTTTTTATATGCAAGTCACATGACACAACAACTGTTTGGAAGTCTAGAGCCCTGCTAACATCTATATTTCACATGAGACATATCACAACCTTGTATCTGTTATAAAATGTGATGTATGCTTTCATATACCATTTTGTATCAGTTTATGGTTATCCTATAACTTTCTTCCAGAAACTCTTAAATAATATAGTTGCACTTGCATATAATTTTGAACTACTAAGCTGTGGAAAGTTTTCGTGGGGCTTTCCATGGATCATATTGTCCACTACAGGCTGTATACTTGTATTTGGTTGTCTAGTCCGAATCCCTGATTCAAAATTGTAAACATTAGTATTTCATAAAAGTTGACATAATGGACAATAGAATAATACTAGATTACAGATCTGCAATATGTCTTCATGTTAAAGCTTTGTGAACTCGATCAAGTTTAAGTCTATTTATGTAGGTGACCATCCAGTAACCTTAGGCTACTGCAATTACTTGTGCCTGGATGAGAATCATATCTATGTACTGATTGTGCTGTGTTTCAGGGTCTTTTGTGCATGTGTGTGCACTTAATTTAGATTGTTCGCATGAAAGTAGTTGCTT carries:
- the LOC141690283 gene encoding uncharacterized protein LOC141690283 isoform X4, producing the protein MLEDQSASDQLARIRDYDVSLTVNSSTKRKRQKENKKRKKTMKGFQLDARSSSEPDKIPDDSNSTRYVTSVALPEVEPQKTDGSSNTNFKPLITEVQSGDGSKIVEDYNNAERDKTCVRSGCGTNGSNYVYRSKAEEYKMIADLGTYPQLSAMISPEAGMKKAERNEKEREQLTDAPIGLDITPEDKASMHVINVALPDTSEAQSGDCSKVVEECNNGEKTNKGARSDGGINRDNYVYRTKAEEYRMIAIAGISPQLSARLASEDRMKKSTKIIEKKALEKTELFSNAPTDVKESSEVQKKNCIEGVVEVTKGDRVKSVVYKYQTKAKEYIMHADFSNCSQGVTLFACEATNMDNRKSKVVKGPEDNQNSAVACVADEPGGSILEALEAAEKINTNDGSRCAIAIDPGFLFSQGHEKTACLGTTSGNPEIEHRETHVREVKEVFDRRDCGDMAAEIVKHGDSTKAAETAPSLKPGSVKKRKPRYFDFPNSSLGEDAHKARKRTKARRKKPCYLCGGFRHTAKHCIQGRECFKCGGRGHLARDCLEESSSNNILDFCLRCGNLGHHMFVCQSDYSSEDLKAIKCYVCKEFGHLCCDGFKYEGQALASCYKCGQSGHLGFTRKVHQMLASQNFLRS